The following proteins are co-located in the Pseudomonas synxantha genome:
- a CDS encoding anti-virulence regulator CigR family protein: MIKCPKFVSIALSLALFAGSGLALADPGNGKGQGNNQGGQGQGNNKANNPGGKGQGNNKGNNPVGQGYDKPGGKGASGGHGPSVDRGSVLNVLGGYRDYWSPGPALPPGIQKNLARGKPLPPGIAKKLDGRLLGRLPHYDGYEWQQAGTDLILVAIATGIIYEVLNGALD; this comes from the coding sequence ATGATCAAGTGCCCGAAGTTCGTGTCTATCGCGTTGTCCCTCGCGCTGTTTGCGGGTAGCGGTCTCGCCCTGGCTGATCCCGGTAATGGCAAGGGCCAAGGTAATAACCAGGGGGGGCAGGGTCAGGGTAATAACAAGGCTAATAACCCGGGAGGGAAGGGGCAGGGCAATAACAAAGGCAATAACCCGGTAGGACAGGGCTATGACAAACCCGGAGGCAAGGGCGCGTCGGGTGGTCATGGCCCCAGCGTTGATCGAGGGAGCGTACTGAATGTGTTGGGCGGCTATCGCGATTACTGGAGCCCGGGGCCCGCATTGCCGCCAGGTATCCAGAAGAACCTGGCGCGTGGCAAGCCGCTGCCACCCGGTATCGCCAAGAAGCTCGACGGCCGCCTGTTGGGACGGTTGCCCCATTACGATGGTTATGAATGGCAGCAAGCGGGAACCGACTTGATCTTGGTGGCCATTGCCACCGGTATCATCTACGAGGTGCTGAACGGGGCCTTGGATTGA
- a CDS encoding heavy metal sensor histidine kinase produces the protein MNRHRHYSLTLRLALIFALLAFALLATLGVTLYRELERELIKRDDAALISRANQLRNLLNDGNTLELIKSKPELFQNMLGNSESVLSIAAPGQQALLLVNPGNIQIPPVSPVTKDHALGLADVHHFLDVNGVPFATVAASIDTGDLGNLQVTVGRLMAERTAMLARYRLNVFILASIAAVILALVGYVLVHRGLLPLRRLASHAQGIGVSNLAERLDSHGAPKELLPMIDSFNTMLERLAKGFIQLGQVSTDMAHELRTPINNLLGETQVALQQSRSMESYQQLLASNVEELERLARMLDNMLFLARTDPASALRQRQELDAAEEVERIADYFEGLAGDVDMHIVGLGEGVIWAEPMLLRRALANLCANAIKYGAPNTELNIQAIPTTEGIRLRVSNYGQTIAAEHLPRLFERFYRVDESRECSSQSNGLGLSIVATIMQLHNGRYGVTSEGGVTCFELFFPKRNA, from the coding sequence ATGAACCGTCATCGCCACTACTCCCTGACCCTGCGCCTGGCGCTGATCTTCGCCTTGCTCGCCTTCGCCTTGCTGGCAACCCTGGGCGTGACGTTGTACCGCGAGCTGGAGCGTGAACTGATCAAGCGTGACGACGCCGCGCTGATCTCGCGCGCCAACCAACTGCGCAACCTGCTTAATGACGGCAACACCCTGGAGCTGATCAAATCCAAGCCGGAGCTGTTCCAGAACATGCTGGGCAACAGTGAGTCGGTATTGAGCATCGCCGCACCCGGGCAGCAAGCGTTATTGCTGGTGAACCCTGGCAACATCCAGATTCCCCCGGTGTCGCCCGTGACGAAAGACCATGCGCTCGGGCTTGCCGATGTGCACCATTTCCTCGATGTGAACGGCGTGCCGTTCGCCACCGTAGCGGCGTCCATCGACACTGGTGACCTGGGCAACCTGCAAGTCACCGTCGGGCGCCTGATGGCCGAACGCACGGCCATGCTCGCGCGTTATCGCTTGAACGTGTTCATCCTGGCCAGCATCGCAGCGGTGATCCTCGCCTTGGTCGGTTATGTGCTGGTACACCGTGGGCTGCTGCCGTTGCGGCGCCTGGCCAGCCATGCACAGGGCATCGGCGTCAGTAACCTGGCCGAACGTCTCGACAGCCACGGCGCGCCCAAAGAACTGCTGCCGATGATTGATTCCTTCAACACCATGCTTGAACGGCTGGCCAAAGGTTTTATCCAGCTGGGCCAGGTCTCCACCGATATGGCCCACGAGTTGCGTACCCCCATCAACAACTTGCTCGGTGAAACCCAGGTCGCCCTGCAACAGAGCCGCAGCATGGAGAGTTACCAACAACTGCTGGCTTCCAACGTCGAAGAGCTCGAACGCCTGGCGCGGATGCTCGATAACATGTTGTTCCTGGCCCGTACCGACCCTGCCAGCGCCTTGCGCCAGCGCCAGGAGCTGGACGCAGCGGAAGAAGTGGAACGCATCGCAGATTATTTCGAGGGGCTGGCCGGTGATGTGGACATGCACATCGTCGGCTTGGGCGAAGGTGTGATCTGGGCTGAACCGATGCTACTGCGCCGGGCCCTGGCGAATCTGTGTGCCAATGCCATCAAGTATGGCGCGCCGAACACCGAACTGAATATCCAGGCAATCCCGACGACCGAAGGCATCCGCCTGAGGGTCAGCAACTACGGCCAAACCATTGCCGCCGAGCATTTGCCCAGGTTGTTCGAACGCTTTTACCGGGTAGATGAATCCCGCGAATGTTCGTCCCAGTCCAACGGGCTGGGACTGTCAATTGTGGCGACCATCATGCAGTTGCATAACGGCCGCTATGGGGTTACCAGTGAGGGCGGCGTGACGTGCTTTGAATTGTTTTTTCCAAAGCGCAACGCGTGA
- a CDS encoding heavy metal response regulator transcription factor, translating to MNILVVEDEPKAGNYLLNGLQELGHSVSLARDGVDGLHQALETPFDVIVLDVMMPKMDGWEVLRRLRKEADTPVLFLTARDDIADRIKGLELGADDYLIKPFSFAELVARLRTLNRRGPSREEEQLHIADLHIDVLKRRVTRAGTRITLTNKEFALLHLFATHQGQVLSRSLIASRVWDMNFDSDTNVVDVAVRRLRLKIDDPFQLKLIHSVRGIGYRFDTQP from the coding sequence ATGAACATCCTCGTAGTCGAAGACGAACCCAAGGCCGGCAATTACCTGCTCAACGGCCTGCAGGAGCTGGGCCACTCTGTAAGCCTGGCCCGCGATGGCGTGGATGGTTTGCACCAGGCCCTGGAGACGCCCTTCGACGTGATTGTGCTGGACGTGATGATGCCGAAGATGGACGGCTGGGAAGTGCTGCGCCGCCTGCGTAAAGAAGCCGATACGCCGGTGCTGTTCCTCACCGCCCGGGATGATATCGCCGACCGCATCAAAGGCCTGGAGCTGGGTGCCGACGACTACCTGATCAAGCCCTTCTCCTTCGCCGAGCTGGTCGCACGCCTGCGTACCCTCAACCGCCGCGGCCCCAGCCGCGAGGAAGAACAGCTGCACATCGCCGACCTGCACATTGACGTGCTCAAGCGCCGTGTCACCCGTGCCGGCACGCGCATTACCCTGACCAACAAGGAATTCGCCCTGCTGCACCTGTTCGCCACGCACCAGGGCCAGGTGCTGTCCCGCTCGTTGATCGCCTCGCGGGTATGGGACATGAACTTCGACAGCGACACCAACGTAGTGGATGTGGCCGTCAGACGCCTGCGCCTGAAAATCGACGACCCGTTCCAGCTCAAGCTGATCCACAGCGTGCGGGGCATTGGCTACCGCTTCGATACCCAGCCATGA
- a CDS encoding DUF2790 domain-containing protein — protein MKLFTLGFSALLAAGSAFAADTAPASSVIHDKTGFFVHLDVAKVVSSTDTYGQCGVVPAQLRYLDHQGREHVLDYQVQGIGCASDN, from the coding sequence ATGAAACTGTTTACCCTCGGTTTTTCCGCTCTGCTCGCCGCCGGTTCCGCGTTCGCTGCCGATACGGCCCCAGCCTCTAGCGTTATCCATGACAAGACCGGCTTCTTCGTGCACCTGGATGTCGCCAAGGTAGTGTCGAGTACCGACACCTACGGCCAGTGCGGGGTCGTACCGGCGCAATTGCGTTACCTGGATCACCAGGGACGCGAACACGTGCTGGATTACCAGGTCCAGGGCATCGGTTGCGCCAGTGACAATTGA
- a CDS encoding HAD family hydrolase — protein MSIPNPTVFTRRYRAFLFDMDGTLLNSIAAAERVWSIWAERHGLDVEAFLGTIHGARAIDTIKRQALPGVDPEVEARWITEAELNDVEGVVAIPGAVEFLKGLPIDQWALVTSAPKALAMRRLQAAGIPVPEVFVTAEDVASGKPDPACYVLGAQRLGVPVQDCLVFEDATVGIRAGEAAGADIMVVTSAHLTPMVTEHACIEGYNGLRALRDDDGLLCVHPLTS, from the coding sequence GTGTCCATCCCGAATCCAACTGTGTTTACCCGGCGCTATCGCGCCTTCCTGTTCGACATGGACGGGACGCTGCTTAACTCCATCGCTGCGGCCGAGCGGGTATGGAGCATCTGGGCGGAACGTCATGGCCTGGACGTGGAGGCGTTCCTGGGCACTATTCATGGCGCCCGCGCGATTGATACGATCAAGCGTCAGGCGTTGCCGGGTGTCGATCCCGAGGTGGAAGCCCGGTGGATCACCGAAGCTGAGTTGAATGACGTGGAAGGGGTTGTTGCGATTCCTGGCGCTGTAGAGTTTTTGAAGGGCTTGCCCATCGATCAATGGGCGCTGGTCACCTCTGCTCCAAAGGCGTTGGCGATGCGCCGACTGCAAGCGGCAGGCATTCCGGTGCCGGAAGTATTCGTGACGGCCGAAGATGTGGCGAGCGGCAAGCCAGATCCGGCCTGTTATGTGCTGGGCGCCCAGCGCCTGGGCGTGCCGGTGCAAGACTGCCTGGTATTCGAGGACGCCACGGTGGGCATCCGGGCGGGGGAGGCGGCGGGGGCGGATATCATGGTCGTGACCTCTGCGCACCTGACGCCGATGGTGACTGAGCATGCTTGTATCGAGGGATACAACGGGTTGCGGGCGCTACGCGACGATGATGGCTTGCTTTGCGTTCATCCGTTGACGTCTTGA
- the csrA gene encoding carbon storage regulator CsrA, protein MLILTRKVGESINIGDDITITILGVSGQQVRIGINAPKDVAVHREEIYQRIQAGLTAPDKNQTP, encoded by the coding sequence ATGCTTATACTCACCCGCAAAGTCGGTGAAAGCATAAACATCGGTGATGACATTACGATCACCATCCTGGGCGTTAGCGGCCAGCAAGTACGAATCGGCATCAACGCCCCCAAGGATGTTGCCGTGCATCGCGAGGAGATTTACCAGCGCATCCAGGCTGGCCTGACTGCACCCGACAAAAACCAGACGCCTTGA
- a CDS encoding SPOR domain-containing protein, translating to MAIVVLTLAGCGEGKSVDAPKAKPAVTESLPQTGAIAAQEWDLWVGPPDHKLQAITDLTAWLLEHGFSFYIVKVDGKDEVRLGPFATKAEAEARQALLNEKMARAKKTDTVSEIIEHKVAQ from the coding sequence ATGGCAATTGTGGTGTTGACGTTGGCCGGATGCGGTGAAGGTAAATCGGTCGATGCCCCCAAGGCCAAGCCTGCCGTGACCGAAAGCCTGCCACAAACCGGTGCGATTGCCGCTCAGGAATGGGATCTATGGGTCGGCCCGCCGGACCACAAGCTGCAGGCGATCACTGACCTGACCGCCTGGTTGCTGGAGCATGGTTTCAGTTTTTACATCGTGAAGGTCGATGGCAAGGATGAAGTGCGGCTGGGCCCGTTCGCCACCAAAGCGGAGGCAGAAGCCAGGCAGGCGTTGCTTAACGAAAAGATGGCGAGGGCCAAGAAAACCGATACGGTGTCGGAGATCATCGAACACAAGGTCGCGCAGTAA
- a CDS encoding endonuclease has translation MSARFIALCCLFFTITAHAQAPRTFSEAKKIAWKLYAPQSTEFYCGCKYTGNRVDLKACGYIPRKNANRAARIEWEHIVPAWQIGHQRQCWQSGGRKNCTRHDEVFKRAEADLHNLVPSIGEVNGDRNNFSFGWLPIQSGQYGSCLTQVDFKAKKVMPRPSIRGMIARTYFYMSKQYGLRLSKQDRQLYEAWNKTYPVQTWERQRNQTVACVMGRGNEFVGPVNLKACG, from the coding sequence ATGAGTGCCCGCTTTATTGCCCTGTGCTGTCTGTTTTTTACCATCACCGCCCACGCCCAAGCACCTCGAACCTTCAGCGAAGCCAAGAAAATTGCCTGGAAGCTCTACGCCCCGCAATCCACCGAGTTCTACTGCGGGTGTAAGTACACGGGTAATCGTGTGGACCTGAAGGCCTGTGGCTACATCCCACGCAAAAACGCCAACCGCGCTGCGCGCATCGAGTGGGAACACATCGTGCCTGCCTGGCAAATCGGGCATCAGCGCCAATGTTGGCAAAGTGGCGGGCGAAAAAACTGCACGCGCCATGACGAGGTGTTCAAACGCGCCGAAGCTGACCTGCACAACCTGGTGCCGAGCATCGGCGAAGTGAATGGCGACCGTAACAACTTCAGCTTTGGCTGGCTGCCGATACAAAGCGGGCAGTACGGCTCATGCCTGACCCAGGTGGATTTCAAGGCCAAGAAGGTCATGCCGCGCCCGTCCATTCGTGGAATGATTGCCCGCACGTATTTTTACATGAGCAAGCAGTACGGTCTGCGCCTGTCGAAACAGGACCGGCAACTGTATGAAGCCTGGAACAAGACCTATCCGGTGCAGACCTGGGAGCGCCAGCGCAACCAGACCGTGGCCTGTGTGATGGGACGAGGCAACGAGTTTGTCGGCCCGGTGAACCTTAAGGCCTGCGGCTGA
- a CDS encoding DUF1654 domain-containing protein, giving the protein MAKPSSAVPASPDAYQRLAIRVQKIINSTNAQKAKAALIFRLPDEPEDEWQRLLEEIAENDNVTLAYRDDGGVQIFWVVPKED; this is encoded by the coding sequence GTGGCAAAGCCCTCGTCCGCAGTACCCGCATCGCCTGACGCCTACCAGCGCCTGGCCATTCGCGTGCAAAAAATCATCAATTCGACCAACGCGCAGAAAGCCAAGGCAGCCTTGATCTTCCGTTTACCCGATGAGCCGGAAGACGAGTGGCAGCGTCTTCTGGAAGAAATTGCTGAAAACGACAATGTCACCCTGGCCTATCGGGATGACGGCGGCGTGCAGATTTTCTGGGTTGTGCCGAAGGAAGATTGA
- a CDS encoding asparaginase, with amino-acid sequence MTSALKNFVPGALALLLLFPLAAQAKEVETKTKLSNVVILATGGTIAGAGASAANSATYQAAKVGIEQLIAGVPELGQIANVRGEQVMQIASESINNENLLQLGRRVAELADSKDVDGIVITHGTDTLEETAYFLNLVEKTDKPIVVVGSMRPGTAMSADGMLNLYNAVAVAGSKDARGKGVLVTMNDEIQSGRDVSKMINIKTEAFKSPWGPLGMVVEGKSYWFRLPAKRHTMDSEFDIKTIKSLPDVEIAYGYGNVSDTAVKALAQAGAKAIIHAGTGNGSVSSKVVPALQELRKQGVQIIRSSHVNAGGFVLRNAEQPDDKYDWVAAHDLNPQKARILAMVALTKTQDSKELQRMFWEY; translated from the coding sequence ATGACATCTGCACTGAAGAACTTTGTCCCGGGCGCCCTCGCGCTCCTGCTGCTGTTCCCCCTTGCCGCCCAGGCAAAAGAAGTTGAAACCAAGACTAAATTGTCCAACGTGGTCATCCTGGCCACAGGCGGCACCATCGCCGGCGCCGGCGCCAGTGCCGCCAATAGCGCTACCTACCAGGCCGCCAAGGTCGGCATCGAACAACTGATTGCCGGCGTTCCTGAGCTTGGCCAGATCGCCAATGTACGCGGCGAGCAGGTGATGCAAATTGCCTCGGAAAGCATCAACAACGAAAACCTGCTGCAACTGGGCCGTCGCGTCGCCGAACTGGCCGACAGCAAGGACGTGGATGGTATCGTGATCACCCACGGCACCGACACCCTTGAAGAAACCGCCTACTTCCTGAACCTGGTGGAGAAAACCGACAAGCCTATCGTGGTGGTCGGCTCCATGCGCCCAGGCACCGCCATGTCGGCGGACGGCATGCTCAACCTGTACAACGCGGTTGCCGTCGCCGGCAGCAAGGATGCACGGGGCAAAGGCGTACTGGTCACCATGAACGACGAGATCCAATCGGGTCGCGACGTGAGCAAGATGATCAACATCAAGACCGAGGCATTCAAGAGCCCGTGGGGTCCGCTGGGCATGGTTGTTGAAGGCAAATCCTATTGGTTCCGCCTGCCGGCCAAGCGTCACACCATGGATTCCGAATTCGATATCAAGACCATCAAGAGCCTGCCCGATGTCGAAATTGCCTACGGTTATGGCAACGTGAGCGACACCGCCGTCAAGGCACTGGCCCAGGCTGGCGCCAAGGCCATCATCCATGCCGGTACCGGCAATGGCTCGGTATCCTCCAAGGTGGTCCCTGCCTTGCAGGAACTGCGCAAGCAAGGCGTGCAGATCATTCGCTCTTCCCATGTGAATGCCGGCGGTTTCGTCCTGCGTAACGCGGAACAACCAGACGACAAATATGACTGGGTTGCTGCCCATGACCTGAACCCGCAGAAAGCCCGCATCCTGGCAATGGTCGCCCTGACCAAGACCCAGGACAGCAAGGAACTGCAACGGATGTTCTGGGAATACTGA
- a CDS encoding sugar ABC transporter substrate-binding protein, with the protein MKLPFAGRLLAVAVLAAASAALPLSSAFAEDAAAKPKVGLVMKSLANEFFVTMQEGAKAYQKDHAADFDMITNGIKNETDTSAQIAIVNEMINSKVNAIVIAPADSKALANVLKKASDAGIKVVNIDNRLDPDVLKSKNLDIPFVGPDNRKGSKLVGDYLAKQLSAGDKVGIIEGVPTTTNAQQRTAGYKDAMDAAGMKIVSTQSGNWEIDQGQKVASAMLSEHPDLKALLAGNDNMALGAVSAVRAAGKAGKVLVVGYDNIEAIKPMLQDGRVLATADQAAAQQAVFGIQNALKLVKGEKVDAKDGVIETPVELVLKK; encoded by the coding sequence ATGAAGCTGCCATTTGCTGGACGTCTTCTTGCTGTCGCTGTGCTTGCTGCCGCATCCGCCGCTTTACCTCTCTCCTCTGCATTTGCTGAAGACGCCGCCGCCAAACCCAAGGTCGGCCTGGTGATGAAATCCCTTGCCAATGAATTCTTCGTCACGATGCAAGAGGGTGCGAAGGCTTATCAGAAAGATCACGCCGCCGATTTCGACATGATTACCAACGGTATCAAGAACGAAACCGACACCAGCGCACAGATTGCCATCGTCAATGAAATGATCAATTCCAAGGTCAATGCCATTGTGATCGCGCCCGCCGATTCCAAAGCGCTGGCCAACGTGCTGAAAAAAGCCTCTGACGCTGGCATCAAGGTCGTCAACATCGACAACCGCCTTGACCCTGACGTACTCAAAAGCAAAAACCTCGATATTCCTTTCGTAGGCCCGGACAACCGCAAAGGCTCCAAGCTGGTGGGCGACTACCTGGCCAAGCAGCTCTCTGCGGGTGACAAGGTTGGCATCATCGAAGGCGTACCGACCACCACCAACGCCCAGCAGCGTACCGCAGGCTACAAGGATGCGATGGACGCCGCAGGCATGAAGATCGTTTCCACCCAATCCGGTAATTGGGAAATCGACCAGGGCCAGAAAGTTGCGTCGGCGATGCTGAGCGAACACCCCGACCTCAAGGCCCTGTTGGCCGGTAACGACAACATGGCCCTGGGCGCTGTTTCTGCCGTACGTGCCGCGGGCAAGGCCGGCAAGGTGCTGGTCGTAGGCTACGACAACATTGAAGCCATCAAGCCGATGCTGCAGGACGGGCGTGTGCTCGCGACTGCCGACCAGGCCGCCGCCCAGCAAGCGGTGTTCGGTATCCAGAACGCGCTGAAGCTGGTCAAGGGTGAAAAGGTCGATGCCAAAGATGGCGTGATCGAAACCCCGGTCGAACTCGTCCTCAAGAAGTAA
- a CDS encoding sugar ABC transporter ATP-binding protein yields the protein MSSSAPNAVLSVSGIGKTYAQPVLSDITLTLNRGEVLALTGENGAGKSTLSKIIGGLVTPTTGHMQFNGQDYLPGSRTQAEALGVRMVMQELNLLPTLTVAENLFLDNLPSSCGWISRKQLRKAAIEAMAQVGLDAIDPDTLVGSLGIGHQQMVEIARNLIGDCHVLILDEPTAMLTAREVEMLFEQITRLQARGVAIIYISHRLEELARVAQRIAVLRDGKLVCVEPMANYNSEQLVTLMVGRELGEHIDLGPRTIGAPALTVTGLSRSDKVRDVSFAVRAGEIYGISGLIGAGRTELLRLIFGADLADSGTVALGSPAKVVSIRSPVDAVGHGIALITEDRKGEGLLLTQSISANIALGNMPEISGGGLVNSRDETALAKRQIDAMRIRSSSPAQLVSELSGGNQQKVVIGRWLERDCSVMLFDEPTRGIDVGAKFDIYALLGELTRQGKALVVVSSDLRELMLICDRIGVLSAGRLIQTFERDSWTQDELLAAAFAGYQKRDALLNEAAPRNTP from the coding sequence ATGTCATCTTCCGCCCCGAACGCTGTCCTCTCGGTCAGCGGTATCGGTAAGACCTATGCCCAGCCGGTTCTGTCCGACATCACCCTGACGCTCAATCGCGGGGAAGTGCTGGCGCTGACCGGTGAGAACGGCGCAGGCAAAAGTACCTTGTCGAAGATCATTGGCGGCCTGGTCACGCCGACCACCGGGCACATGCAGTTCAATGGCCAGGATTACCTTCCTGGCAGTCGCACCCAGGCCGAAGCGCTGGGCGTACGCATGGTCATGCAGGAACTCAACCTGCTGCCGACGCTGACGGTGGCTGAAAACCTGTTCCTGGATAATCTGCCGAGCAGCTGTGGCTGGATCAGCCGCAAACAACTGCGCAAGGCTGCGATCGAAGCCATGGCCCAGGTCGGCCTGGACGCGATCGACCCGGATACGCTGGTTGGCAGCCTGGGCATTGGTCATCAGCAAATGGTCGAGATTGCCCGTAACCTGATTGGCGACTGTCATGTGCTGATCCTCGACGAACCCACGGCCATGCTGACCGCCCGTGAAGTCGAGATGCTGTTTGAACAAATCACCCGCCTGCAGGCCCGGGGCGTGGCGATCATTTATATTTCGCACCGGCTGGAAGAGCTGGCCCGTGTCGCCCAGCGCATTGCAGTATTGCGCGACGGCAAGCTGGTCTGCGTCGAGCCGATGGCCAATTACAACAGCGAGCAGCTGGTGACCTTGATGGTCGGTCGCGAGTTGGGCGAACACATCGACCTGGGTCCACGTACGATCGGTGCCCCGGCCTTGACCGTGACCGGCCTGAGCCGCTCGGACAAGGTTCGCGACGTCTCATTTGCAGTGCGAGCTGGCGAGATCTATGGCATCTCCGGCTTGATCGGCGCCGGTCGCACCGAATTGCTCCGCCTGATCTTCGGCGCCGACCTGGCCGACAGCGGCACCGTGGCCCTGGGCTCGCCGGCCAAGGTGGTGAGTATCCGCTCGCCGGTGGACGCGGTCGGTCACGGCATTGCCCTGATCACCGAAGACCGCAAAGGCGAGGGCCTGCTGCTGACCCAGTCCATCAGCGCCAATATCGCCCTGGGTAACATGCCGGAAATCTCCGGTGGCGGCCTGGTCAATAGCCGCGATGAAACGGCCTTGGCCAAGCGCCAGATCGACGCCATGCGGATCCGCAGTTCCAGCCCGGCGCAATTGGTCTCCGAGCTGTCGGGGGGCAACCAGCAGAAGGTGGTGATCGGCCGTTGGCTGGAGCGCGATTGTTCGGTGATGCTGTTCGATGAGCCGACCCGAGGTATCGACGTCGGCGCCAAGTTCGACATTTATGCCTTGCTCGGCGAACTGACGCGCCAGGGTAAGGCGTTGGTGGTGGTGTCCAGTGACCTGCGCGAACTGATGCTGATCTGTGACCGCATCGGTGTGTTGTCCGCCGGGCGCCTGATCCAGACCTTCGAGCGTGACAGCTGGACCCAGGACGAATTGCTCGCCGCCGCCTTTGCCGGCTATCAGAAACGTGATGCGCTGCTCAACGAAGCAGCGCCTAGGAATACCCCATGA